In the genome of Sinorhizobium chiapasense, the window TTGCCGAGGCCTGTACCCATCCTCTCGATATTCTCGCCGGCCCCGAACTCGCCGTCGCCGCGACAAAGTCCTATGTTAACTCGATCGTCGCGGGCCTTGCGGTGCTGGGCGAATGGACGGGAGATGCGGCGCTCAAGCGCGCCGTCGCCGATCTGCCGAATCAATTCGCCAAGGCCGTGAAGCTCGACTGGCAGGATTTCGCCGCCGATCTCGGGGAAGCCGAATCGCTTTACGTGCTAGGCCGCGGCCCGGCGCTGGCAATTGCGAGCGAAGCGGCGCTGAAATTCAAGGAAACGTCCGGCATGCATGCCGAAGCCTATTCCTCGGCGGAAGTGCTGCACGGTCCGGTGGCGCTGGTCGGCGCTAAATTTCCGGTGCTGGCGCTTGCCGCCCGCGACGCGGCCGAGGCCTCGGTGGTCGAAAGCGCCGACGGCATGAGCACCAAGGGCGCGGTCGTGCATGTCACTTCGGCGCGGGCCCAGAAGGCGAAACGCCTGCCCTTCGTCGAAACTGGACATCCGATCACCGATGCGCTGACGCTGATCCTGCCGTTCTACGGCTTCGTCGAATCCTGGTCGCGTTCGCGCGGCCTCGATCCGGATGCACCGGCAAGCCTCAAGAAGGTAACGGAGACACGATGACTGCGAAGAAGAAAATCACCGGCGCGCGGATCTTCGACGGCATCGACTGGCATGACGGCGCCGTCCTGGTCGTAGAGGCGGGTCGCGTGAAGGCGATCGTTCCGGCGTCGGCCGCGCCCACCGATGCCGACGCGGTCGACGCACACGGCCTGCTTCTCGTTCCCGGTTTCATCGACCTGCAGGTCAATGGCGGCGGCGGCGCGCTGCTCAACGAACAGCCGACCCTTGACGGGATCCGGCAGATCTGCACGGCGCATGCGAAATTCGGCACCACCGCGCTCCTGCCGACGCTGATCACGGACACGCGCGAAGTGCGCACCGCAGCCATCGAGGCCGGCCTCGAGGCAAAGAAGGCGGCGGTGGCCGGCTTTCTCGGCCTGCATCTGGAAGGCCCGCACCTGTCGATCGCCCGCAAGGGGGCGCATGACCCCTCGCTGATCCGCCCGATGGACGATGCCGACCTGGCGGAAATGGTCGCCTGCGCGCGCGCACTCGGCTGCCTGATGGTGACGGTTGCTCCGGAAAACGCCACACGAGAGCAGGTGCGTGCGCTTTGTGATGCCGGTGTCGTCGTCAGCCTCGGCCATACGGATGTCGGCTATGACACGGCTTGCAGCTACGCCAGGGCCGGCGCTCGGACGGTCACGCATCTCTTCAACGCGATGAGCGGTCTCGGCCACCGCGAACCCGGCGTCGTCGGCGCGGCGCTTGCCACGGGAACGCTGCATGCCGGTTTGATCGCCGATGGCTTCCATGTCGATCCGGCGTCGATGGGCATCGCGCTGCGAGGCAAGAAAGGTCCGGGACAGATTTTCCTGGTAACCGACGCGATGTCGCCGATCGGCACCGAGATGACCAGCTTCCATCTCAATGGCCGCCAAATCCTGCGCCAGGGCGGTCGCCTGACGCTTGCCGACGGGACGCTCGCGGGAGCAGACATCGACATGCTGTCATCGGTCCGCTTCGTGCACGAGAAGCTCGGCCTGCCGATCGAGGAAGCGGTCCGCATGGCCTCCGCCTATCCGGCCGACGTCATGGGCATTGCCTCCCATAAGGGCCGGCTGCTGCCCGGGACGGACGCCGATTTCGTGCTGCTGACGCCGGAACTTGGCATGAGGTCCACCTGGATCGCCGGAGAGCAGGTCTTCTCGGCTTAGAGCGTTTCATGTTTTGACGGAAGCGTAGCCGGCGTTTGCGAAGTAGTTGCTGCATTCGCCGGGTTGGATTGTCGTGACGAGAGAGCCAATGTGTCGCCAGGTGTCCTCGATTGTTCGCTTTTGTGCATGGCGCATCCAGTGCTTGATCTTGGCGAAGGCCTGTTCGATCGGATTGAGGTCGGGGGAATAGGGCGGCAGGAACCAAAGCCTTGCGCCGGCCGCTGTGACGATCTGACGGACGGCGGCAGATTTGTGGCTGCCGAGATTGTCCATGATGACAATGTCGCCAGGCTTGAGGATGGGCACGAGTTGTTGCTCGACATAGGCGCGGAAGCATTGGCCATTGATCGGCCCGTCGAAGACGCAGGGTGCGGTGAGCTGGTCGCAACGCAGTGCGCCCAGGAATGTCAGCGTGCGCCAGTGACCATGCGGGGCAAAGGCGCGCAAGCGTTTGCCCTTCGGACCCCAGCCGCGCAGCGGCGTCATGTTGGTCTTGATCCAGGTCTCGTCGATGAACACCAGCCGTCTGGGATCGAGACCAGC includes:
- a CDS encoding IS630 family transposase (programmed frameshift); amino-acid sequence: MTRALSNDLRERVVAAVLAGENCRSVASRFGVSVSSVVKWSRRYRATGSVAPGKMGGHRKRILEPHRAFITERLTQNPQLTLHGLKAELARRGVAVSHNAVWQFIRREGLRFKKTLFALEQARADIARRRQRWKAWQAGLDPRRLVFIDETWIKTNMTPLRGWGPKGKRLRAFAPHGHWRTLTFLGALRCDQLTAPCVFDGPINGQCFRAYVEQQLVPILKPGDIVIMDNLGSHKSAAVRQIVTAAGARLWFLPPYSPDLNPIEQAFAKIKHWMRHAQKRTIEDTWRHIGSLVTTIQPGECSNYFANAGYASVKT
- a CDS encoding SIS domain-containing protein — translated: MQTNMRREIDETPEAAARLLDSSVDALKAAGAALRAKDPAFLVTIARGSSDHAALFLKYAIELTAGRPVASLGPSLASIYGANLKLGGAAAIAISQSGKSPDIVAMAQSATRAGAVSIALTNTVPSPIAEACTHPLDILAGPELAVAATKSYVNSIVAGLAVLGEWTGDAALKRAVADLPNQFAKAVKLDWQDFAADLGEAESLYVLGRGPALAIASEAALKFKETSGMHAEAYSSAEVLHGPVALVGAKFPVLALAARDAAEASVVESADGMSTKGAVVHVTSARAQKAKRLPFVETGHPITDALTLILPFYGFVESWSRSRGLDPDAPASLKKVTETR
- the nagA gene encoding N-acetylglucosamine-6-phosphate deacetylase, with product MTAKKKITGARIFDGIDWHDGAVLVVEAGRVKAIVPASAAPTDADAVDAHGLLLVPGFIDLQVNGGGGALLNEQPTLDGIRQICTAHAKFGTTALLPTLITDTREVRTAAIEAGLEAKKAAVAGFLGLHLEGPHLSIARKGAHDPSLIRPMDDADLAEMVACARALGCLMVTVAPENATREQVRALCDAGVVVSLGHTDVGYDTACSYARAGARTVTHLFNAMSGLGHREPGVVGAALATGTLHAGLIADGFHVDPASMGIALRGKKGPGQIFLVTDAMSPIGTEMTSFHLNGRQILRQGGRLTLADGTLAGADIDMLSSVRFVHEKLGLPIEEAVRMASAYPADVMGIASHKGRLLPGTDADFVLLTPELGMRSTWIAGEQVFSA